One uncultured Tolumonas sp. genomic window carries:
- the minD gene encoding septum site-determining protein MinD: MARIIVVTSGKGGVGKTTSSAAISTGLAQQGKKTVVIDFDIGLRNLDLIMGCERRVVYDFVNVINGEATLNQALIKDKRVENLFILPASQTRDKDALTKDGVEKIINKLQEMDFDYIICDSPAGIETGALMALYFADEAIVTTNPEVSSVRDSDRILGILASKSRRAEQGLEPVKEHLLLTRYAPGRVNRGDMLSVEDVQEILAIPLLGVIPESQAVLRASNSGEPVILDQNSDAGQAYLDTVARLLGEKRDFRFLQEEKKGFFNRLFGG, encoded by the coding sequence ATGGCACGAATTATTGTCGTTACATCCGGGAAGGGTGGTGTTGGTAAGACCACCAGTAGTGCTGCTATCAGTACCGGTCTGGCGCAGCAAGGGAAAAAAACCGTTGTCATTGATTTCGATATTGGACTTCGAAATCTTGACTTAATCATGGGTTGCGAACGTCGTGTGGTTTATGATTTTGTGAATGTCATAAATGGTGAAGCGACATTAAATCAGGCTTTAATCAAAGATAAACGTGTAGAAAATCTGTTTATATTGCCTGCATCGCAGACTCGCGATAAAGATGCATTGACCAAAGATGGCGTCGAAAAAATCATCAACAAACTTCAAGAGATGGATTTCGACTATATTATCTGTGACTCTCCAGCGGGTATCGAGACTGGGGCTTTAATGGCGTTATATTTTGCTGATGAAGCAATTGTAACAACTAACCCTGAAGTTTCTTCCGTGCGAGATTCAGACCGCATTCTCGGTATCCTTGCATCTAAATCACGTCGGGCAGAACAGGGTCTCGAACCCGTTAAAGAACATTTATTATTAACTCGCTATGCGCCAGGTCGAGTCAATCGCGGGGACATGCTGAGTGTGGAAGATGTACAAGAAATTCTGGCTATTCCACTTTTAGGCGTCATTCCTGAATCGCAAGCAGTTTTGCGGGCATCAAACTCTGGTGAACCAGTAATTCTGGATCAAAATTCGGATGCGGGTCAGGCCTACCTAGATACGGTAGCGCGCTTGTTGGGTGAGAAACGTGATTTCCGTTTCTTACAGGAAGAGAAAAAAGGTTTCTTTAATCGCCTGTTTGGAGGGTAA
- a CDS encoding YcgN family cysteine cluster protein, translated as MNREELIKSHYWEHKTLEEMSDDEWELLCDGCGHCCLTKLIDEDTDELIYTNVACNLLDLESCSCSNYMNRHTFEPDCIKLDAHLARTLPWLPPTCAYRRVAERKPLPFWHPLLAGDKRKMNRYAKSVKGKVVHEKDRGDWEDHIVVWKL; from the coding sequence ATGAATAGAGAAGAATTGATCAAAAGTCACTATTGGGAGCATAAAACTCTTGAGGAAATGAGTGATGATGAATGGGAGTTGCTCTGTGATGGTTGTGGTCATTGTTGTCTGACTAAACTAATTGATGAAGATACCGATGAACTAATCTATACCAATGTAGCTTGTAATCTTCTGGATCTGGAAAGCTGCAGCTGTTCAAACTATATGAACCGGCATACCTTTGAACCTGATTGCATTAAACTTGATGCACATTTGGCAAGAACATTACCGTGGTTGCCGCCTACATGTGCGTATAGACGTGTTGCTGAGCGTAAACCTTTACCATTCTGGCACCCGCTATTAGCTGGCGATAAGCGAAAAATGAACAGATACGCTAAATCGGTAAAAGGCAAAGTAGTGCATGAAAAAGACCGCGGTGATTGGGAAGACCATATTGTGGTTTGGAAGCTTTAA
- the folC gene encoding bifunctional tetrahydrofolate synthase/dihydrofolate synthase, which yields MTLPVMTQSQSLSDWLSYLEQIHPQQIELGLHRVRSVAERADLIQLPGIVITVGGTNGKGSTCAMLASILQEAGYTTGVYASPHLLRYNERVKLNGVEVSDQDLCSAFTEIEQNRADVSLTFFEFGTLAAFSIFKKHKPDVIILEVGLGGRLDATNIIDADVAVITSIDLDHCDWLGDTREAIAVEKAGIYRAGRPAINGEPQPPASLYTTAQKIGANLYSVGEQFSYLATDNEWSFHGGRWQFKHLPIPVLPLQNAATVLATLEQLSLSISEEAICAGLTKAQLAGRFQTLQKNPTVIVDVAHNPHAARYLAQKLKEQAAEKVIAVVGMLKDKDIEHTLQHIVPHISNWHLADLSGPRAASAHDLSTFLPDSCDFTCHQNVENAYHAALVQASENDLVIVFGSFFTVAGVLAIIEQY from the coding sequence ATGACGTTACCTGTCATGACTCAAAGCCAGTCTTTATCCGACTGGCTTTCTTATTTAGAGCAGATACATCCTCAGCAAATTGAATTGGGTTTGCATAGAGTTCGCTCGGTTGCAGAACGTGCCGATTTAATTCAATTACCTGGTATTGTAATTACAGTGGGTGGCACAAATGGCAAAGGTTCTACCTGTGCTATGCTGGCCAGTATTTTACAAGAAGCTGGATACACAACGGGCGTTTACGCTTCTCCGCATTTACTGCGGTATAACGAACGAGTAAAACTAAACGGTGTCGAAGTCAGTGATCAGGATTTATGTTCTGCTTTTACAGAGATAGAGCAAAATCGTGCTGATGTCAGTCTGACTTTTTTTGAATTCGGTACACTTGCTGCTTTTTCGATCTTTAAAAAACACAAACCCGATGTGATTATTCTAGAGGTCGGTTTAGGTGGCCGTTTGGATGCGACGAATATTATAGATGCTGATGTTGCAGTAATCACCAGTATCGATTTAGATCACTGTGACTGGCTTGGTGATACTCGAGAAGCTATTGCTGTTGAAAAAGCGGGTATCTATAGAGCCGGAAGACCAGCCATCAATGGAGAACCTCAGCCGCCTGCAAGTTTGTATACAACTGCCCAAAAGATCGGCGCCAATTTGTATTCAGTAGGGGAGCAATTTAGTTATCTGGCAACAGATAATGAATGGTCTTTTCATGGAGGCAGATGGCAGTTCAAACATTTACCGATACCTGTTCTGCCGTTACAAAATGCAGCCACAGTATTGGCGACTCTTGAGCAATTATCCCTTTCTATTTCTGAAGAGGCTATTTGTGCCGGTTTGACTAAAGCGCAGTTGGCTGGGCGTTTTCAAACATTACAAAAAAATCCGACCGTTATAGTTGATGTGGCACATAACCCTCATGCTGCCCGATATTTGGCTCAGAAACTAAAAGAACAGGCGGCAGAAAAAGTTATTGCCGTTGTTGGTATGTTAAAAGATAAAGATATTGAGCATACCCTACAGCATATAGTCCCACATATTAGTAATTGGCATTTAGCTGATTTATCGGGGCCTCGGGCTGCATCAGCACACGACTTATCAACTTTTTTACCGGATTCATGTGATTTTACCTGTCATCAAAATGTTGAAAATGCATATCATGCTGCGTTGGTTCAAGCATCAGAAAATGATTTGGTCATTGTTTTTGGTTCATTTTTCACTGTTGCAGGTGTGCTCGCTATTATTGAACAGTATTAA
- the accD gene encoding acetyl-CoA carboxylase, carboxyltransferase subunit beta → MSWLEKILPKSDNSRRHNIPEGIWTKCGGCEQVLYKAEVERNVSVCPKCGHHMRIGARARLERFLDVNNRSELGAELEPQDILKFKDSKRYKDRLQAAQKDTNEKDALIVMKGTVKGVPVVACSFEFAFMGGSMGSVVGARFVRAVDECIKERRGLICFSASGGARMQEALFSLMQMAKTSAALERLSEEGLPYISVLTDPTMGGVSASFAMLGDINVGEPKALIGFAGPRVIEQTVREKLPEGFQRSEFLLEKGAIDMIVDRRDMRDKMASLMGKFMNLSVVEDAHA, encoded by the coding sequence ATGAGCTGGCTTGAAAAGATTCTTCCCAAGAGCGATAACTCTCGTCGTCACAACATACCTGAAGGTATCTGGACGAAATGTGGTGGATGTGAGCAGGTATTATATAAAGCCGAGGTTGAACGTAACGTTTCTGTTTGCCCTAAATGTGGTCACCACATGCGAATTGGTGCCAGAGCGCGTTTAGAACGCTTTCTTGACGTTAATAACCGCAGTGAGTTGGGTGCGGAACTTGAACCGCAAGACATCCTGAAATTTAAAGATTCAAAAAGATATAAAGATCGTTTGCAAGCGGCGCAAAAAGACACCAATGAGAAAGATGCACTGATTGTGATGAAAGGCACTGTGAAAGGTGTTCCTGTTGTTGCTTGCTCATTTGAGTTCGCATTCATGGGTGGTTCCATGGGGTCTGTTGTCGGTGCTCGTTTTGTTCGGGCGGTTGATGAATGCATCAAAGAGCGTCGCGGTCTGATCTGTTTCTCGGCATCGGGTGGTGCGCGTATGCAGGAAGCCCTGTTCTCGTTGATGCAAATGGCGAAAACCAGTGCGGCACTTGAACGATTGAGTGAAGAAGGCTTGCCTTATATCTCTGTATTAACTGACCCAACGATGGGAGGGGTTTCTGCCAGCTTTGCGATGTTGGGTGACATCAATGTCGGTGAACCTAAAGCGTTGATTGGTTTTGCTGGCCCCCGTGTTATTGAACAAACCGTACGCGAAAAATTGCCAGAGGGATTCCAGCGTTCAGAGTTCTTGCTGGAAAAGGGTGCCATTGACATGATTGTCGATCGTCGTGATATGCGCGATAAGATGGCGTCCTTGATGGGCAAATTCATGAATCTGAGTGTTGTTGAGGATGCTCACGCATGA
- the truA gene encoding tRNA pseudouridine(38-40) synthase TruA translates to MRIALGIEYFGANYFGWQRQREVNSIQQELETALSRVANHPVEIQCAGRTDAGVNATGQVVHFDTTAVRQLSAWTLGVNAQLPDDIAVRWAHVVDDSFHARFSATARRYRYIIYNEPLRPAILGKGVSHYYHPLDAEKMNEAGQLLLGEGDFTSFRAMQCQSKTPFRNVMSLAVHRAGSYIILDVKANAFLHHMVRNITGSLLLVGTGEKPKDWIGEVLEAKDRTVAGPTAKAEGLYLVDVTYPQNYQLPKPPLGPLWFNA, encoded by the coding sequence ATGCGTATTGCGCTGGGGATAGAGTATTTTGGAGCTAACTACTTTGGTTGGCAGCGACAGCGAGAAGTTAACAGTATTCAGCAAGAACTGGAAACAGCTTTATCTCGTGTGGCGAATCATCCGGTAGAAATCCAATGTGCAGGGCGTACTGATGCTGGCGTGAACGCGACAGGGCAAGTGGTACATTTTGATACGACAGCTGTGCGACAACTATCTGCTTGGACTCTCGGTGTTAATGCTCAATTGCCAGATGACATCGCGGTGCGTTGGGCGCATGTCGTGGATGACTCATTTCATGCCCGTTTTTCTGCTACAGCAAGACGATATCGATATATTATTTATAACGAACCATTGCGGCCGGCTATTTTGGGCAAAGGCGTCAGCCATTATTATCATCCATTAGATGCTGAAAAAATGAATGAGGCAGGGCAGCTGTTATTGGGGGAAGGTGATTTCACATCATTCAGAGCAATGCAATGCCAGTCAAAAACACCATTTAGAAATGTGATGTCATTGGCTGTTCATCGAGCTGGCAGCTACATTATTCTTGATGTTAAAGCGAATGCCTTTTTACATCATATGGTGAGAAATATTACTGGTTCCTTATTGTTAGTTGGCACCGGTGAAAAACCAAAAGACTGGATTGGTGAAGTATTAGAAGCTAAAGATAGAACGGTGGCAGGGCCAACGGCAAAAGCAGAAGGTTTATATCTGGTGGATGTAACATATCCTCAGAATTATCAATTGCCTAAACCACCCTTAGGTCCGTTATGGTTTAATGCATAA
- a CDS encoding Nif3-like dinuclear metal center hexameric protein, whose protein sequence is MKNTDLESYISNLLKISAFKDYAPNGLQVEGKTEIKTIVTGVTASQALIDETIRLQADALLVHHGYFWPGEPPSLKGIKGQRIRSLIKNDINLLAYHLPLDAHIHLGNNNQLGKQLGVTGIAPIDPNNPECLIFHGYLPEPMLASEFAMHIAKALSRVPMISHEPMQKIQHVAWCTGGAQSYLQQAIDYGIDAYITGEVSEHTVHTARENNVVFYAAGHHATERYGIKALGEWLQQQFNDLDVQFIDIDNPA, encoded by the coding sequence ATGAAAAATACAGATCTCGAATCATATATCAGCAATTTATTGAAGATCTCTGCTTTCAAAGACTATGCGCCCAATGGATTGCAAGTTGAAGGAAAAACAGAAATCAAAACGATAGTTACTGGTGTAACTGCTTCCCAGGCCCTAATCGATGAGACTATCAGGTTGCAAGCAGATGCTTTGCTGGTTCACCACGGCTATTTTTGGCCAGGTGAACCGCCTTCATTAAAAGGAATAAAAGGGCAGCGGATTCGTTCTCTGATTAAGAATGATATTAATTTATTAGCTTATCACCTTCCTCTGGATGCCCATATTCACCTTGGGAACAATAATCAGCTTGGTAAACAACTAGGTGTGACAGGTATAGCGCCCATTGACCCTAATAATCCGGAGTGCCTGATATTCCATGGTTATCTACCGGAACCAATGTTGGCTTCTGAGTTTGCAATGCATATTGCAAAAGCCTTATCTCGGGTACCAATGATTAGTCATGAACCAATGCAAAAAATACAGCATGTTGCGTGGTGTACTGGTGGTGCGCAAAGTTATCTTCAACAAGCCATTGATTATGGTATTGATGCCTATATCACAGGTGAGGTTTCCGAGCATACCGTACACACTGCCCGCGAGAATAATGTGGTTTTCTATGCGGCAGGCCATCATGCGACTGAGCGCTATGGGATTAAAGCGTTAGGTGAATGGTTACAACAACAATTTAATGATCTGGATGTGCAGTTTATCGATATTGATAATCCTGCATAA
- a CDS encoding YcgL domain-containing protein has product MICAVYRSSKRPNTYLFLAKKDDFSLIPSELLQLFGRPELFMLLSEAKLNGLKAISKEKLLQELARNHYWLWIKQEEENLLKQHHSFLLQENSHE; this is encoded by the coding sequence ATGATCTGTGCTGTCTATCGAAGTAGCAAACGGCCCAATACTTATCTTTTCTTGGCCAAAAAAGATGATTTTTCGCTCATTCCATCTGAACTGTTGCAACTATTTGGGCGTCCAGAACTATTTATGTTGCTCAGTGAAGCAAAACTGAACGGGCTAAAAGCTATTTCTAAAGAAAAGCTGCTGCAGGAATTAGCGCGTAATCATTACTGGTTATGGATCAAGCAAGAGGAAGAAAATCTGTTAAAACAGCATCATTCCTTTTTGTTGCAGGAAAATAGCCATGAATAG
- a CDS encoding SPOR domain-containing protein — protein MATQFQNRLIGTVILVSLGVIFLPDLLMGKKNDIAAPAGSIPLRPEQSLASHQNETTVGLTASAAQNNTTTVVSGSAATGVVVANNTAATTMVSAATSAKPAVNTNEQWKVEEVAAPVTITETGVVSDKVESVATEKQQATELAKAKARELEQKKKDALAVAKAKELAKIRETAFENKKEIESKPVVEESEVRTTETIAAEPQMTVKRDESGLTIKTPAQVEAERAASKSSSTSFTPTPKPAASVAHSGSWIIQVGVFSNAENAQALAAKLRSAGYGASAQRAGQLTRVMVGPDVSKDKLQAMLSNINRVGGTSARVVAYSAVGN, from the coding sequence TTGGCTACACAATTTCAAAACCGCTTGATCGGCACAGTAATTCTGGTTTCGTTAGGGGTTATATTTCTTCCTGATTTACTCATGGGAAAGAAAAATGATATCGCTGCACCAGCTGGAAGCATCCCGCTTAGACCGGAACAGTCTTTAGCTTCACATCAAAATGAAACGACAGTCGGATTAACAGCCTCTGCCGCACAAAACAATACGACTACGGTTGTCAGTGGCAGCGCAGCAACTGGCGTTGTTGTGGCTAATAATACCGCGGCAACAACCATGGTCAGCGCGGCAACATCGGCTAAACCAGCAGTGAATACAAATGAGCAGTGGAAAGTGGAGGAGGTTGCTGCTCCGGTAACCATCACTGAAACAGGTGTTGTTAGCGATAAAGTAGAGTCTGTTGCCACAGAAAAACAGCAGGCGACTGAACTTGCCAAAGCCAAAGCTCGCGAGTTAGAGCAGAAGAAAAAAGATGCCTTAGCTGTAGCCAAAGCAAAAGAATTGGCCAAAATCCGAGAAACAGCATTCGAAAATAAGAAAGAGATAGAAAGCAAACCTGTTGTCGAGGAATCTGAAGTTCGGACCACAGAAACTATCGCTGCAGAACCTCAAATGACAGTTAAGCGTGATGAAAGTGGCCTGACTATTAAAACACCGGCTCAGGTCGAGGCAGAAAGAGCCGCATCAAAATCATCATCAACAAGTTTTACACCAACGCCGAAACCAGCGGCTAGCGTTGCTCACAGTGGCTCCTGGATTATTCAGGTGGGTGTATTTTCAAATGCTGAAAATGCTCAGGCTTTAGCTGCTAAGTTGCGTAGCGCAGGGTATGGTGCTTCTGCCCAGCGCGCTGGTCAATTGACGCGGGTTATGGTCGGCCCCGATGTTTCAAAAGACAAATTACAAGCTATGCTAAGTAACATCAATCGGGTAGGCGGTACATCTGCTCGGGTTGTTGCTTATTCAGCTGTTGGTAATTGA
- the minE gene encoding cell division topological specificity factor MinE, with protein sequence MSLLDFFLKSRKESTAKLAKERLQIIVAHERTSRSGPDYLPQLKQDILDVIRKYVQIDPEQVTVQLDKKGEELSVLELNIMLADDKKPNTENGEEPKD encoded by the coding sequence ATGTCATTGCTTGATTTTTTCCTGAAAAGCAGGAAAGAAAGTACCGCAAAACTGGCTAAAGAGCGATTACAAATTATCGTAGCGCATGAGCGTACCAGTCGTAGCGGCCCCGATTATCTGCCTCAGCTGAAACAAGACATTCTGGATGTTATCAGAAAGTATGTTCAAATAGACCCTGAACAGGTTACTGTGCAGCTGGATAAAAAAGGGGAAGAACTATCAGTTCTCGAACTTAATATTATGCTGGCGGATGATAAAAAACCGAATACTGAAAATGGTGAAGAACCGAAAGATTAA
- the cmk gene encoding (d)CMP kinase, producing the protein MIDSINFPVVTVDGPGGAGKGTLCMLLATHLGWHLLDSGAIYRVLAVAAKKRGIALDNVTELSELASNLDVSFPIEKEQVLIVLDGINVTDEIRTEATGNLASQVAAYPDVRAALLHRQQNFAQKPGLIADGRDMGTVVFPDAPVKIFLDASAEERAKRRQLQLQQKGINVNFDNLLQEIQERDFRDRNRPVAPLKPADDAILIDSTSMSIDAVFNQVLQLVNQSFIRAE; encoded by the coding sequence ATGATTGATAGTATTAATTTCCCTGTGGTGACTGTTGATGGTCCAGGTGGGGCAGGAAAGGGTACGCTTTGCATGCTGTTAGCCACTCATCTTGGCTGGCATTTACTCGATTCTGGCGCTATCTACCGTGTATTGGCCGTCGCTGCGAAAAAACGCGGTATCGCGTTGGATAACGTAACTGAGTTATCTGAACTAGCCAGTAATCTTGATGTCAGCTTCCCTATAGAAAAAGAACAGGTACTGATTGTTTTAGATGGTATCAATGTTACCGATGAAATCAGAACAGAGGCTACAGGCAATCTGGCTAGCCAAGTAGCGGCTTACCCAGATGTCAGGGCAGCATTATTACATCGCCAACAGAATTTCGCGCAAAAGCCGGGTCTGATTGCGGACGGACGAGACATGGGGACTGTTGTTTTTCCTGACGCACCAGTAAAAATTTTCCTTGATGCCAGCGCTGAAGAGCGAGCAAAGCGTAGACAATTGCAGTTGCAGCAAAAAGGAATAAATGTTAATTTTGATAACCTTTTGCAAGAAATTCAGGAACGTGATTTCCGTGATCGGAACCGTCCTGTTGCGCCATTAAAGCCCGCGGATGATGCTATACTTATCGATTCTACAAGTATGTCAATTGACGCAGTTTTTAATCAGGTATTGCAACTTGTAAATCAGAGTTTTATCCGGGCTGAGTAA
- the rnd gene encoding ribonuclease D yields the protein MSYSYIDSDILLKPLLAQISLTPTLLLDTEFIRVSTYFPKLGLLQLHLNSVDYLIDPLVLNNIQSLWDTLFADNKLFIFHSCKEDLDVLQTCSQQLPTKIFDTQVAAAFLGYGPSLGYAALVEKICAETVSKDQTLTDWLARPLTEAQKYYAAKDVSYLQPLYEHLTYHLDSRGKTEWFAEEMAALLTAKQQPIVLDSLYKDINGAWQLYPSELAVLRELAKWRYTTAISEDRPQNFILREEFLVELSRKRPQTERELAQIDIAPQQRSRYGSAILQSIQTGMSQATESYPARIKRMIDFPQYKQDFKQIKQVIDVAAENNTLPVELLGSRKLINQYLLWCYEGKDINAEKPKLISGWRNTVLKL from the coding sequence ATGTCATACAGCTATATTGATTCAGATATTTTATTAAAGCCATTATTGGCACAAATCAGTCTTACTCCAACTCTTTTATTGGATACCGAATTTATTCGCGTTTCTACTTATTTCCCTAAACTGGGTTTATTGCAATTACACCTTAATTCTGTCGATTATTTAATTGACCCTTTAGTTTTGAATAACATTCAATCGTTATGGGATACGTTGTTTGCAGATAATAAACTTTTCATTTTTCACTCGTGCAAAGAAGATTTAGATGTATTGCAGACTTGTTCGCAACAACTACCAACAAAAATTTTTGACACACAGGTAGCGGCTGCCTTTTTGGGTTATGGCCCGTCTTTGGGATATGCAGCCTTAGTTGAAAAAATATGTGCCGAAACTGTTTCAAAAGATCAGACTTTAACCGATTGGCTTGCCAGACCATTAACAGAAGCGCAAAAATATTATGCGGCAAAAGATGTTTCATATTTACAACCTTTGTATGAACACCTTACTTATCATCTTGATTCCAGAGGAAAAACTGAGTGGTTTGCAGAGGAGATGGCTGCGCTACTCACCGCTAAACAACAGCCGATTGTCTTAGATAGTCTTTATAAAGATATAAATGGTGCTTGGCAGTTATATCCGTCAGAACTTGCCGTTTTACGCGAACTTGCTAAATGGCGTTATACCACCGCAATATCAGAAGATCGTCCGCAGAATTTTATTTTGCGGGAAGAATTTTTAGTCGAATTAAGCAGAAAACGGCCACAAACCGAACGTGAATTGGCGCAAATAGATATTGCCCCGCAGCAACGAAGTCGTTATGGCAGCGCTATATTACAATCTATTCAGACTGGAATGAGTCAAGCTACTGAAAGCTATCCGGCCAGAATAAAACGCATGATCGATTTCCCACAATACAAACAAGATTTTAAACAAATAAAGCAAGTTATTGATGTTGCTGCTGAAAACAACACTTTACCCGTTGAGTTGTTGGGATCGCGTAAATTGATTAATCAATATTTGCTTTGGTGTTATGAAGGCAAAGACATTAATGCAGAAAAGCCAAAGCTTATCTCTGGTTGGCGAAATACAGTATTAAAGTTATAA
- the minC gene encoding septum site-determining protein MinC: MSERGYELKGSVFTMTVLHLEDALPEQIQQLLEKKAGQAPKFFDSAPLVINVEMLTETPDFNKIKSAILAANFIPVGVAGVRSNEMREAAKSAGLAILTAGKEVASDSVTLHTPKESIYKTPSELREEVEAQTAQAETSPSDALISTKVVQGNVRSGQQIYSPGPVVILGSVSNGAEIISNDSIHVYGNLRGRALAGARGNQDARIFCGHLEAELVSIAGHYLLSDSLPEPFVGQEVQIRLDNEKIIFDKLIS, encoded by the coding sequence ATGTCCGAGCGCGGCTACGAGCTGAAAGGCAGTGTTTTTACGATGACGGTATTGCATCTGGAGGATGCGCTACCTGAGCAGATTCAACAACTTCTAGAAAAAAAAGCCGGTCAGGCGCCAAAGTTCTTTGATTCTGCACCGTTGGTTATTAACGTTGAAATGCTTACTGAAACCCCAGATTTTAATAAAATTAAATCAGCCATTTTAGCTGCAAATTTTATTCCGGTTGGTGTAGCAGGAGTTAGAAGCAATGAAATGCGAGAAGCCGCCAAAAGTGCAGGCCTCGCCATATTAACTGCGGGAAAAGAAGTCGCTTCAGATTCTGTGACTCTCCATACACCTAAAGAGTCAATTTACAAAACCCCATCAGAATTAAGAGAGGAAGTCGAAGCGCAGACAGCTCAAGCTGAAACCTCACCATCTGATGCATTAATTTCAACCAAGGTAGTTCAAGGAAATGTACGCTCTGGTCAGCAGATATATTCTCCTGGTCCGGTCGTTATTTTAGGCTCAGTCAGTAATGGCGCTGAAATTATTTCCAACGATAGTATCCATGTATATGGTAACTTAAGAGGCAGAGCACTTGCAGGCGCAAGAGGCAACCAGGATGCCCGAATTTTTTGTGGACATCTCGAGGCTGAATTAGTTTCAATTGCTGGACATTATTTGTTAAGTGACAGCCTCCCAGAGCCCTTCGTTGGTCAAGAAGTCCAGATACGTCTGGATAATGAAAAAATTATTTTCGACAAATTAATAAGCTAA